The stretch of DNA CTCTGGCCGTTGAAAACAATTTCAATCTTTTCGTTCTTATCTGCCCATCCCCATAACGAAACCGGTTGGTCACGCTGTAATATCATATTATCCGAGAAAATCGCCGGCAACCTGACTTCCGCAAACAAAAACGATATTCCCCAAAAAGCAAATAAAAGAATCAATAAAGCACTTTTTTTCATGGCATTATGCAATAATAAGTATTTAAAACAAGCAATCGAACGGGATAAATTCTCCTCTATTTTTTAATAATAGTCTTGCTTACCTGTAAATTGCCAACATTAATTTTAGCAAAATAAAGACCTCTATCCATACCGGACATGTTCACAGGAATTTTGACATCTCCTTCCTGACGGGAGCCATGTGTAAATACTTGTTGTCCCAAACTATTATACAATGTCACCGATATGTTTTCCATAGCGGGAACATTGAATGAAATCGCCGATTCAGTATCCACCGGGTTAGGAGAAACAGTCACGTCAAAAGCCGAGTTTTTTGCCGATTCAACACCGTCTGACTGATTACTGCTATATACACGAACATAATCGACATACATATCTATAACTCCGTCATAACGTGATAAATCAACAGGCCACCCTCCACCGGTTGAAAGATTTATCATAAAATAAAACGGTTTTGTTTTGGATATAGGCAATACTTCATGTCTTGCTACTTCAATATTGTCACAATAATAAATTATATCCGTTTCCGTAATCTTACAGCCGTAGATATGCAACTGATCATACCAGGGTGCCAAAATATTATAATTATACATATCTATAAGACCTTTAGTCTGGTAGAACTGGTCACAAATTTGTACCGGCTTTCCGGTTTGATTCCAGGCATGAGAAGTCACACGATACAATTGTTTGCTGTTGGGCGAACCGGGACCTTCTCCGCCATATGCCTCGATAACATCCAATTCGTCGCAAGGTTCCGTTTTAATGCTGATTCTATCTTTAACACTTAACAACCAGAATGAAGGCCATGAACCCGGAGCATTCGGCCCAATAAAACGACATTCGAAATAACAAGGAGCTTTAGCCATAATTCCGCGATTGTTGCTAAAGAGGGAGGATATTAACCCTGCACTGTTTTTATTGGCATCGGCACGGATACGTAAATAAGAATCTACCTGGCTGAAAGGATTATTCTTGTGATCAAAACTTGTAAATGGTATAGAACTGAAATCCTCCTGTCCGTAAGGAGGTTTATGGTCATAATAAGTATGTTTTGAAGGATCAACGCCAATGGATAATTCTGTATCAAAATCGTCGGCAAATACTAATTTCATACCTGCTGCTGCAGGAGGATCCGCAGGCAGTCCTTCATTCCAAGAGACTCCTCCCTTATTATATAACTGTAAATAACAATTATCCCTGTATGATTCACTATTCGTACCGGAAATTCTTATATTAAGCGGGCCATGAGGATACTCGTCCGCCGGAAATACAATGGTTCCCGCACCTTCGCTGTCCAGGGCCACCGTACCCACAAGTTCATATGTGCCGTAACCGGTTCCCTGTTTCCAGCAATGAACTTTTACTTCCGAATACGTAGGGGCGGAAATATCTATAGTGGTATTCCCCTGAATATCGGAACAATAAGCTGGAGACTTTACTCCTATGAGACTGGCTGCATAAATGCTTCCTGTCATCAACAATAAAATTAGAAATAAAATAGTTTTTTTCATGATCGGCAATTATTTAATTGTTATAATTTATTTTTCCCCGGTTTTATATCTTTCGTAATTTCACCTCCAGCCCATTTTAATATGATTTTCAGAGGAACATTCGTCTGAACGGAAAGTGAAGGTTTATCGGTTTCTTTATTTCTTTTTTTACATAGAATATCAAGCAGCCCCCCTT from Barnesiella propionica encodes:
- a CDS encoding T9SS type A sorting domain-containing protein — translated: MKKTILFLILLLMTGSIYAASLIGVKSPAYCSDIQGNTTIDISAPTYSEVKVHCWKQGTGYGTYELVGTVALDSEGAGTIVFPADEYPHGPLNIRISGTNSESYRDNCYLQLYNKGGVSWNEGLPADPPAAAGMKLVFADDFDTELSIGVDPSKHTYYDHKPPYGQEDFSSIPFTSFDHKNNPFSQVDSYLRIRADANKNSAGLISSLFSNNRGIMAKAPCYFECRFIGPNAPGSWPSFWLLSVKDRISIKTEPCDELDVIEAYGGEGPGSPNSKQLYRVTSHAWNQTGKPVQICDQFYQTKGLIDMYNYNILAPWYDQLHIYGCKITETDIIYYCDNIEVARHEVLPISKTKPFYFMINLSTGGGWPVDLSRYDGVIDMYVDYVRVYSSNQSDGVESAKNSAFDVTVSPNPVDTESAISFNVPAMENISVTLYNSLGQQVFTHGSRQEGDVKIPVNMSGMDRGLYFAKINVGNLQVSKTIIKK